From the genome of Deltaproteobacteria bacterium:
GAGGGCGATTACGACGTGGTGTTTTTCGTCGATTTTCAGCGGATGGAGGACGTGAAGGCGTACGTGGACGACCCGGTTCACCGCGATTACGTCGAGAACTTCCTCAACCCGCGCGTGGCGCTCAAGGATGTCGTCAACGTCCGCATCTGGTGACGGCGAGGATCTGAACGAGACCGTCGCAAAGCTCCGGCTTGAGGGTCGCCGGCCGCCCGACTGGTGTTCGTTCGCCTGCCCGCTGGCCGACACGTCGCGCTCGCAACACGCGGCGTGCATGGCCGTG
Proteins encoded in this window:
- a CDS encoding Dabb family protein; protein product: MIRRVVRLKLNEGVGADEVLTKTYDVLPKVKGVQSCRVGVPEHVGDEGDYDVVFFVDFQRMEDVKAYVDDPVHRDYVENFLNPRVALKDVVNVRIW